From the genome of Hallerella porci, one region includes:
- a CDS encoding nucleotidyltransferase domain-containing protein, which translates to MQLCLEPDQLNLIQRILNAHFAGLEVDAYGPRVTGVDLTPESALNIVVVTSQPVSFEEMVSVENAFAESGLPFRVDIIDWSKLTEGMQKDIKKEHIVIQEAVADAS; encoded by the coding sequence ATGCAATTATGCTTAGAACCAGATCAGCTGAATTTAATTCAGCGAATTTTAAATGCCCATTTCGCAGGGCTTGAAGTGGACGCTTATGGTCCGCGGGTAACTGGTGTTGATTTAACGCCAGAGTCTGCGTTGAATATCGTAGTCGTTACTTCGCAGCCTGTTTCCTTCGAAGAAATGGTGAGCGTTGAAAATGCATTCGCCGAAAGCGGACTTCCTTTTCGCGTCGATATTATCGATTGGTCAAAGCTCACAGAAGGCATGCAAAAAGACATTAAAAAAGAACACATCGTAATCCAAGAAGCCGTTGCGGATGCTTCTTGA
- the tmk gene encoding dTMP kinase, with protein sequence MNFQTAKNFFCLEGIDGCGKSTQLKKIALDLENAGYEVLCIREPGGVEISEKIRQLLLDVKYKGIMCDKTELLLYNAARSQLIAEKIAPALAKGKVVLADRFAWSTLAYQGYGRGIDPQTILELSQIACGEYTPELTIVLDLSVEESRRRQAGEGRTPDRLESEAADFFERVRNGYQQMAKNFPACVSLIYAEDSVENVYTQIKQRIFEKLKR encoded by the coding sequence ATGAATTTTCAGACGGCAAAAAATTTTTTCTGTTTAGAAGGCATTGATGGCTGCGGAAAAAGTACGCAGTTAAAAAAAATTGCTCTTGATTTAGAAAACGCAGGTTACGAAGTTCTTTGCATTCGGGAACCAGGTGGCGTTGAAATCTCAGAAAAAATTCGGCAGCTTTTGTTGGATGTAAAATACAAAGGAATCATGTGCGATAAAACTGAATTGCTTTTGTATAACGCTGCGCGTTCTCAGTTAATCGCTGAAAAAATAGCGCCAGCACTTGCCAAAGGAAAAGTAGTTCTTGCAGATCGCTTTGCGTGGAGCACTCTTGCATATCAAGGTTATGGTCGCGGAATTGACCCGCAGACAATTCTTGAACTTTCGCAAATTGCGTGTGGCGAATACACTCCCGAACTCACTATCGTATTAGATTTATCGGTTGAAGAAAGTCGTCGTCGGCAAGCGGGCGAAGGCCGCACTCCCGATAGACTTGAAAGCGAAGCCGCAGATTTTTTTGAAAGAGTTCGAAACGGTTATCAGCAAATGGCAAAAAATTTCCCAGCCTGCGTTTCTCTTATTTATGCAGAAGATTCTGTTGAAAATGTTTACACACAAATTAAGCAACGTATTTTTGAAAAATTAAAAAGGTAA
- a CDS encoding DUF3943 domain-containing protein, whose translation MKIKLFFLSLAFLSALAFADETPQTAATDTSSVESKQPAGNSDSIPEYTPRTPTGKRLPVIVPFIGVLAQDGLVWVWDRYVLQKDYAKVGPSYWKRNYREGWRWDDNHFAINFFGHPYQGNMYYATARASGYDFYESYFFALTGSYFWEMFCETEYPAPNDLIATSVGGTIYGEMLYRISTRALAKPNAGILDNIFAFIASPMAYVQEKWHGPSPTNPGYAPMKWSIFAGLGKRFGSEYRYDGEDGKLQDSDDWDAGSMTYGLNLVYGSPNRKIKEPFEYFTFDFSQDQSEDGMMMRMNSVGKLKNLHFHAGENWMDFATYLHFDTFYGDLVEMSALAIGLGADVNIDLSESLRFRMIHMPSYIILGSSDFNYDDVLAAADTNYQVTRKYQYSLGLSYKSTIELELKNWGKFYNYIAAYLFRTIPNTEPHYGTNGYDFVIFNNAGIEAYLPADFGLGLRLNSYVKIAAYERVPPMSRTMHAVNLYVRYNI comes from the coding sequence ATGAAAATAAAACTGTTTTTTCTTTCTCTGGCTTTCCTTTCCGCGCTTGCTTTTGCGGACGAAACCCCGCAGACAGCAGCAACCGATACCTCTTCGGTTGAGTCAAAACAGCCCGCAGGCAATTCGGATTCGATTCCCGAATATACACCGCGAACTCCCACCGGCAAACGCCTTCCTGTCATCGTTCCCTTTATCGGCGTTCTCGCACAAGACGGTCTCGTTTGGGTTTGGGACCGCTACGTTTTGCAAAAAGATTATGCGAAAGTCGGCCCTTCTTATTGGAAGCGCAATTACCGCGAAGGTTGGCGTTGGGACGATAACCATTTTGCGATTAACTTCTTCGGTCACCCGTATCAAGGCAACATGTATTATGCGACGGCTCGTGCTTCGGGTTATGACTTTTACGAAAGCTATTTCTTCGCTTTAACCGGATCATATTTCTGGGAAATGTTCTGCGAAACAGAATATCCCGCCCCAAACGATCTCATTGCGACAAGCGTCGGCGGAACAATTTACGGCGAAATGCTTTATCGTATTTCTACGCGAGCCTTAGCAAAACCTAACGCCGGAATCCTTGACAATATTTTTGCATTCATCGCAAGTCCGATGGCTTACGTCCAAGAAAAATGGCACGGTCCAAGTCCCACAAATCCGGGCTACGCACCGATGAAATGGTCCATCTTTGCCGGTCTCGGCAAACGCTTCGGAAGTGAATATCGCTACGATGGTGAAGACGGAAAATTACAAGACAGCGATGATTGGGATGCAGGATCGATGACTTATGGATTAAATCTCGTTTACGGAAGTCCCAATCGAAAAATCAAAGAACCGTTTGAATATTTCACCTTTGACTTTAGTCAAGATCAAAGCGAAGACGGTATGATGATGCGGATGAATTCCGTGGGCAAGCTTAAAAATTTGCACTTCCACGCCGGCGAAAATTGGATGGACTTTGCTACATACTTGCACTTCGATACATTCTACGGAGACTTAGTTGAAATGTCTGCTCTCGCAATCGGTCTCGGCGCCGACGTAAATATTGACCTTTCCGAAAGTCTTCGATTCCGAATGATTCACATGCCATCTTATATCATTCTCGGCTCTTCGGACTTTAACTATGACGATGTGTTAGCCGCAGCGGATACCAATTATCAAGTTACCCGCAAATACCAATACAGCTTGGGCTTAAGCTACAAATCGACCATTGAATTAGAACTTAAAAATTGGGGAAAATTTTACAACTACATCGCGGCCTATCTTTTCCGCACCATCCCCAATACCGAACCGCACTACGGCACGAACGGCTACGACTTCGTCATCTTTAACAATGCCGGCATCGAAGCCTACTTGCCCGCTGATTTTGGTTTAGGTCTCCGCTTAAACTCTTATGTAAAAATCGCTGCATACGAGCGCGTTCCCCCAATGTCACGCACCATGCATGCAGTTAATTTATATGTAAGATATAATATCTAA
- the secA gene encoding preprotein translocase subunit SecA, whose protein sequence is MSILDSLLHKVFGTPHERKVKSLRPVIAEIHEARKKLESLNDAELAAKSAEFREMLKNGKTLEDIKVEAFAVCQEACDRRLGMFNIFKPEFGFDFSKLGDDAEILSAVDAAKVAIAEGKPEWEIYMPAKFYAKIRELYPDSVKPFRMLPFDVQLIGGLVLHEGAIAEMATGEGKTLAAVCPVYLNGLSGKGVHVVTVNDYLAGRDAKQMGFVYKFLGLTVGLIVHDLNAEQRRESYNSDVTYGTNNEFGFDYLRDNMAVDPKEVVQREPNFCIVDEVDSILIDEARTPLIISGPAEDATDKYTKARQLVAQLVRGKDYTVDEKDKIVQLTERGTNHVEQIMGFTNLYGEHAEWVHFISQALKAENLFIRDRDYIIRDGEVVIVDENTGRLMEGRRYSDGIHQSIEAKEGVQIRRENQTLATITFQNYFRMYKKLSGMTGTAETEATEFIKIYNMNTWVIPTNKPCIRKDMQDMVYKTEDAKWKAIVAEIKKRHEKGQPILVGTASVERSEKMHQLLLKEGIPHDVLNAKNHSREAEIIQFAGYKGKVTVATNMAGRGTDIVLGPGVKELGGLHVLGTERHESRRIDNQLRGRAGRQGDPGSSQYFLSLDDDLMRIFGGSNVKQLMNRFGVGDDEVITHPIVSRSIRGAQKRVESQSFDTRKYLLDYDNVMNEQRKVIYGIRRRILNGEDVRKDIWDNVQDACDIKVSQFIFKDRFADEWNWDGLTTAVKLSFAIEYNPSADERSTKSAEQVLDEVIALCKTKYDKLVEIIPDADFRNIERRIFLYTIDQHWKENLYAMDQLKDAIRYQGYAQKDPLVMYKNQAFVTFQKCLESIASVTAQRILNIRIQLPNGISVSPEQLQKAPRPQPIPANAEKPADAAETTAKETAAEQTENAEAPKAVDPVPQAPTSSAIPSSALPGTRPQGMRRTLPGARTVKNDHPKLGRNDLCWCGSGLKYKKCHGKDEV, encoded by the coding sequence ATGAGCATTCTCGATTCGCTTCTGCACAAGGTTTTTGGTACTCCGCATGAACGTAAAGTGAAATCTTTGCGCCCAGTCATTGCAGAGATTCACGAAGCCCGCAAAAAACTCGAAAGTTTAAACGATGCGGAGTTAGCAGCAAAGTCTGCGGAATTCCGCGAAATGCTGAAGAACGGGAAAACATTAGAAGATATTAAAGTCGAAGCGTTTGCGGTTTGTCAAGAAGCTTGCGACCGTCGCTTGGGAATGTTCAATATCTTTAAGCCAGAATTTGGATTTGATTTTTCGAAGCTCGGCGATGACGCAGAAATTTTGTCTGCGGTAGATGCTGCGAAAGTGGCGATTGCAGAAGGCAAGCCCGAATGGGAAATTTACATGCCCGCAAAGTTCTATGCGAAAATTCGCGAACTTTATCCGGACTCGGTAAAGCCTTTCCGAATGCTTCCGTTTGATGTGCAGTTAATCGGTGGCCTTGTGCTTCACGAAGGTGCAATCGCAGAAATGGCAACGGGTGAAGGTAAAACGTTGGCTGCGGTTTGCCCGGTTTATTTGAATGGACTTTCGGGCAAAGGCGTTCATGTAGTGACGGTAAACGATTACCTCGCTGGACGTGACGCAAAGCAGATGGGTTTTGTTTACAAGTTCCTCGGTTTAACCGTTGGCTTAATCGTTCACGATTTGAATGCGGAACAGCGCCGTGAAAGTTACAATTCGGATGTGACATACGGCACGAACAATGAATTCGGATTTGACTATCTCCGCGATAATATGGCGGTAGATCCGAAAGAAGTGGTGCAGCGTGAACCGAATTTCTGCATTGTCGATGAAGTGGACTCGATTTTAATCGATGAAGCGCGTACACCGCTTATCATTAGCGGTCCCGCAGAAGATGCAACGGATAAATACACGAAGGCGCGTCAGTTGGTTGCGCAACTTGTCCGCGGAAAAGATTACACCGTTGATGAAAAAGATAAAATTGTGCAGCTCACCGAACGCGGAACAAATCACGTGGAACAAATTATGGGTTTCACGAATTTGTATGGCGAACACGCGGAATGGGTGCACTTTATCAGCCAAGCGTTGAAGGCGGAAAATTTATTTATCCGCGACCGCGATTACATTATCCGCGATGGCGAAGTGGTTATCGTCGATGAAAACACGGGTCGTTTGATGGAAGGTCGCCGTTATTCGGATGGCATTCACCAGTCGATTGAAGCGAAGGAAGGTGTGCAGATTCGCCGCGAAAATCAGACCCTTGCGACGATTACATTCCAGAATTATTTCCGCATGTATAAGAAGCTTTCCGGTATGACAGGTACCGCAGAAACGGAAGCGACGGAATTCATAAAAATTTATAACATGAACACGTGGGTAATTCCCACAAACAAACCCTGCATTCGCAAAGATATGCAGGACATGGTTTACAAAACCGAAGACGCAAAATGGAAAGCCATCGTCGCAGAAATTAAAAAGCGTCACGAAAAAGGTCAGCCGATTCTTGTGGGTACCGCTTCGGTGGAACGTTCCGAAAAAATGCATCAGTTGCTTTTGAAAGAAGGCATTCCGCATGATGTGTTGAACGCAAAGAATCATAGTCGCGAAGCAGAAATTATTCAGTTCGCAGGATACAAGGGCAAAGTTACCGTAGCGACGAATATGGCCGGCCGCGGAACGGACATTGTGCTTGGTCCGGGAGTAAAAGAACTCGGCGGTTTGCATGTGCTCGGAACAGAACGTCACGAAAGCCGTCGCATTGATAACCAGTTGCGCGGACGTGCTGGGCGTCAAGGTGATCCGGGTTCATCGCAATACTTCCTTTCTCTCGATGACGATTTAATGCGCATCTTCGGCGGAAGCAATGTGAAGCAGTTAATGAATCGCTTTGGCGTTGGCGATGACGAAGTGATTACGCATCCGATTGTTTCGCGCTCCATTCGCGGAGCCCAGAAACGCGTGGAAAGTCAAAGCTTTGATACGCGTAAATATTTGCTGGACTACGATAATGTGATGAACGAACAACGTAAAGTGATTTACGGAATTCGCCGTCGCATTTTGAATGGTGAAGATGTGCGCAAAGATATTTGGGACAATGTTCAAGATGCTTGCGACATTAAAGTTTCTCAATTCATTTTCAAAGATCGTTTTGCCGATGAATGGAATTGGGACGGTCTTACGACTGCTGTAAAATTGAGCTTTGCGATTGAATACAATCCGAGCGCAGATGAACGTAGCACAAAATCCGCGGAACAAGTTTTGGACGAAGTCATCGCACTTTGCAAAACAAAGTATGACAAACTCGTCGAAATTATTCCGGATGCAGATTTCCGCAACATTGAACGTCGCATTTTCCTTTACACAATTGACCAACATTGGAAGGAAAATTTGTATGCGATGGATCAGTTGAAAGATGCGATTCGTTATCAAGGTTATGCGCAGAAAGATCCTTTGGTGATGTATAAAAATCAAGCTTTCGTCACCTTCCAAAAATGCCTTGAAAGCATTGCATCGGTTACAGCGCAGCGCATTTTGAATATTCGCATTCAACTGCCGAATGGCATTTCCGTTTCGCCGGAACAGTTGCAAAAAGCTCCGCGCCCGCAGCCAATTCCTGCAAATGCTGAAAAGCCCGCAGACGCTGCAGAAACAACTGCAAAAGAAACTGCTGCAGAACAAACCGAAAATGCAGAAGCGCCTAAAGCAGTAGATCCTGTTCCGCAAGCGCCGACATCGAGTGCGATTCCGAGTTCAGCGTTACCGGGAACTCGCCCGCAGGGAATGCGTCGGACTCTTCCGGGCGCTCGCACTGTGAAAAACGATCATCCAAAACTTGGACGCAATGATCTTTGTTGGTGCGGCTCGGGCCTCAAGTATAAAAAGTGCCACGGCAAAGACGAAGTGTAA
- the eno gene encoding phosphopyruvate hydratase produces MAAIIKSVKARQILDSRGNPTVEAVVVLESGVEGVAKVPSGASTGIREACELRDGGKAYCGKGTTKAVNNVNEKIAKKGKGIIGMDAFDQKAVDDKMIELDGDRMHKNHLGANAILAVSMAVCVAAAKEAGLPLYQYIAKLHGTKKLTLPCPMCNVINGGAHSSAPIDFQEFMIAPVGASSFSKGLQMVTEIFHSLKSVLKKGGYETTVGDEGGFAPGVALKKDPKSKFGWKITGVMTLEKALTALKDATEAAGYKFGKDIKIALDVASSEFCDQEEKSEKTKWDKNKTYTFKKSNGKTYKSAQLVKYYEKLVDKFSIFSIEDGLDENDWAGWKVLTQDLGKKINLVGDDLFVTNPTIFNEGIEAGIANAILIKVNQVGSISETLAAIKTAQEKGYAPIVSHRSGETEDTFIADLAVGTAAGQIKTGSLSRTDRIAKYNRLLAIEEELGKKAVYAGDPRK; encoded by the coding sequence ATGGCTGCAATTATCAAGTCTGTTAAGGCTCGTCAGATTCTGGATTCCCGTGGCAATCCGACTGTCGAAGCTGTCGTTGTTCTCGAATCTGGCGTCGAAGGCGTCGCTAAGGTTCCGAGCGGTGCTTCTACCGGTATCCGCGAAGCTTGCGAACTCCGCGATGGTGGCAAGGCATACTGCGGCAAGGGTACAACCAAGGCTGTGAACAATGTTAACGAAAAAATTGCAAAGAAAGGCAAAGGCATCATCGGAATGGATGCATTTGATCAGAAAGCTGTTGACGATAAGATGATCGAACTCGACGGCGATCGCATGCACAAGAATCATCTCGGTGCAAACGCAATTCTCGCTGTTTCGATGGCTGTCTGCGTTGCTGCTGCTAAGGAAGCAGGCCTTCCGCTTTATCAGTACATCGCAAAGCTCCATGGCACCAAGAAACTCACTCTCCCGTGCCCGATGTGCAACGTGATTAACGGCGGTGCTCACTCTTCTGCTCCGATTGACTTCCAAGAATTCATGATCGCTCCGGTTGGCGCTTCTTCTTTCTCGAAGGGCCTCCAGATGGTCACTGAAATTTTCCACTCCCTCAAGAGCGTTCTCAAGAAGGGTGGCTACGAAACGACCGTCGGTGACGAAGGTGGTTTTGCTCCGGGCGTTGCTCTGAAGAAAGATCCGAAGTCTAAATTCGGTTGGAAGATTACCGGTGTGATGACCCTCGAAAAGGCTCTCACCGCTCTCAAGGATGCAACCGAAGCTGCTGGCTACAAGTTCGGCAAGGACATCAAGATTGCTCTCGACGTCGCTTCCTCTGAATTCTGTGATCAAGAAGAAAAGAGCGAAAAGACCAAGTGGGACAAGAATAAGACTTACACCTTCAAGAAGTCTAACGGCAAGACCTACAAGAGCGCACAGCTCGTTAAGTACTACGAAAAGCTCGTGGACAAGTTCTCTATCTTCTCGATCGAAGACGGCTTGGACGAAAACGACTGGGCAGGTTGGAAGGTTCTCACTCAGGATCTCGGCAAGAAGATCAACCTCGTTGGCGACGATCTGTTTGTGACCAACCCGACTATCTTCAACGAAGGTATCGAAGCTGGCATTGCAAACGCAATCCTTATCAAGGTGAACCAGGTCGGTTCTATTTCCGAAACTCTCGCCGCTATCAAGACTGCTCAGGAAAAGGGCTACGCTCCGATCGTTTCTCACCGTTCTGGCGAAACCGAAGACACCTTCATCGCTGACCTCGCTGTGGGTACTGCTGCTGGCCAGATCAAGACTGGTTCGCTCTCTCGTACCGACCGTATTGCCAAGTACAACCGTCTTCTCGCAATCGAAGAAGAACTCGGCAAGAAGGCTGTTTACGCTGGCGATCCGCGCAAGTAA
- a CDS encoding ABC transporter substrate-binding protein: MLKKIFSSTIPALLLASAVVSAAPTESADCSSLESLKPLAEKKLKTEEGYQAALQLAACYAASGDTANLDRLSSRFLEFYAGNPKRSRMEVIAAERMLANDSSVTKAIDMLLNVLSYSQNNTIKEDASNLAVRIIAKDARLTIGQLTTIADKALVNRKVSNATWLRLGSELAKKQNYKAARYWYKKVVTANESAEWVEKANRSIDDLEGKASIPTVLILAPTSGDFAEFGKEAVNGVRLAFEKSDLKNKVNLRVADTRADAVEALRKTRQAVAQDSVVAIIGPLMSAPAATVAAWLSSMHTNIPMITPTATDAGISRMGSNIFQVNVSMDNLATGIANYAINCLGIREFAVLSPVGDFGSAMTQSFTRAVESRGGVIVATQEFEEGRPDYTTEFRKLRAVRFPQILRKRNIARGAKDLDAISAKDKKSYLQDSVFAIPGIFIPSSSPSDAGLIARQVAYHKLNGTLLGTSGWYGQDLIDEGKKLVEGSYFSVASAGVDSNKVYTDFANAYKSKFGEAPKADKVSGLSYSAANIVFSLLASGEKELVKKIYSQKNFVGVYGDIRFERGANANVQIMSVDSSAFVNKTKCAEK, encoded by the coding sequence ATGCTCAAAAAAATTTTTTCATCCACAATTCCGGCGCTGCTTTTGGCGTCCGCAGTTGTTTCTGCTGCTCCGACAGAATCGGCGGATTGCTCGTCTCTTGAATCTTTAAAACCTCTCGCAGAAAAGAAGTTGAAAACCGAAGAAGGTTATCAGGCAGCGTTACAGCTCGCAGCTTGCTACGCAGCATCGGGCGATACCGCAAATTTGGATCGTTTGTCTTCTCGGTTCCTCGAATTTTATGCGGGAAATCCGAAACGTTCGCGGATGGAAGTCATCGCCGCAGAACGGATGCTTGCGAATGATTCGTCGGTGACAAAAGCCATCGATATGCTTTTGAATGTGCTTTCGTATAGCCAGAATAATACGATTAAAGAAGATGCGAGCAATTTAGCGGTGCGAATTATTGCAAAAGATGCGCGCTTAACGATTGGACAACTCACGACGATTGCAGATAAAGCGCTCGTGAATCGCAAAGTTTCGAATGCGACTTGGTTGCGCTTAGGCAGCGAACTTGCGAAAAAGCAAAATTACAAAGCGGCGCGTTACTGGTATAAAAAAGTGGTAACGGCAAATGAAAGCGCAGAATGGGTAGAAAAAGCAAATCGATCAATCGATGATTTAGAAGGGAAAGCTTCGATTCCGACCGTTTTGATTTTGGCGCCGACTTCGGGCGATTTTGCGGAATTTGGTAAAGAAGCGGTGAACGGCGTTCGCTTGGCATTTGAAAAATCGGATTTGAAAAATAAAGTGAATTTACGCGTTGCCGATACGCGTGCCGATGCCGTGGAAGCGCTTCGCAAAACGCGTCAAGCGGTTGCGCAAGATAGCGTCGTCGCAATAATTGGACCTTTGATGAGTGCGCCGGCAGCAACGGTTGCAGCTTGGCTCAGTTCGATGCATACAAATATTCCGATGATTACGCCGACGGCAACGGATGCGGGCATTTCTCGGATGGGCTCGAATATTTTCCAAGTGAATGTGAGCATGGATAATTTGGCGACAGGCATTGCGAATTATGCGATTAACTGCTTAGGCATTCGCGAATTTGCAGTCCTTTCTCCGGTGGGAGATTTTGGTTCAGCGATGACGCAGAGCTTTACCCGCGCTGTCGAAAGTCGCGGCGGAGTGATTGTTGCGACGCAGGAATTTGAAGAAGGTCGTCCTGATTATACGACGGAATTTCGAAAATTGCGTGCGGTGCGTTTCCCGCAAATTTTGCGCAAGCGGAACATTGCTCGCGGAGCCAAAGATTTAGATGCGATTTCGGCAAAAGATAAAAAGTCTTATTTGCAAGATTCTGTGTTTGCGATTCCCGGCATTTTCATTCCGAGCTCAAGCCCGTCGGATGCAGGACTGATTGCGCGTCAGGTGGCGTATCACAAATTGAACGGCACACTTCTCGGCACTTCGGGCTGGTATGGGCAAGACTTAATCGACGAAGGCAAAAAACTTGTCGAAGGTTCTTACTTTAGCGTCGCTTCGGCGGGAGTTGATTCCAACAAAGTTTACACCGATTTTGCGAATGCGTACAAATCGAAATTTGGCGAAGCGCCGAAAGCAGATAAAGTCAGCGGGCTCAGTTACAGCGCAGCAAACATTGTCTTCTCGCTTCTCGCATCGGGCGAAAAAGAATTGGTGAAGAAAATTTATTCGCAAAAGAATTTCGTCGGCGTTTACGGCGACATTCGCTTTGAACGTGGCGCTAATGCAAATGTTCAAATCATGAGCGTGGATTCGTCGGCTTTTGTGAACAAAACCAAGTGTGCAGAAAAATAA
- a CDS encoding tetratricopeptide repeat protein, translating to MKRNSFGLLISLILFFVGISSAENTSIFSLPGELNSLAKQAMAQALQTNYAASYATIQKIEKKNAGAACVLRNIVRLSEFDDLGDTVALIKAHEELSQCKADSAWDVLREFELGYAMSALGHSFKGALGTRSAAKKFEDSKDKDAQAIYSIYAYYVDDGFSFLPFVSDDRETYLKILEERSAKSEFFWALFATPLAWMYYDREEYEKALAVVNRALGKAPGNPIFIQMKADMLYKLKRYAEAAEIYEKSSKDYYKRSKKSVRYFCAVGNLARIYLAAGDDEKAKMKAGKFNDPAYEKVEKWMPASLVKDLKKKNLL from the coding sequence ATGAAACGCAACAGTTTTGGCTTATTGATTTCGCTCATTCTTTTTTTTGTTGGAATTTCTTCGGCCGAAAACACTTCAATTTTTTCTTTACCCGGAGAATTAAATTCTTTGGCGAAGCAAGCGATGGCGCAAGCGCTTCAAACAAATTATGCGGCTTCGTATGCGACGATTCAAAAAATTGAAAAGAAAAATGCGGGCGCAGCTTGTGTTCTAAGAAACATTGTGCGCTTGAGTGAATTTGACGATTTAGGCGATACTGTCGCATTGATAAAGGCTCACGAAGAACTTTCGCAGTGCAAAGCGGATAGCGCATGGGATGTGCTTCGAGAATTCGAATTGGGTTATGCGATGAGTGCCTTAGGGCATTCGTTTAAGGGTGCATTAGGGACGCGAAGCGCTGCAAAAAAATTTGAAGATTCCAAAGACAAAGATGCGCAGGCGATTTATTCGATTTACGCTTATTATGTCGATGACGGTTTTAGTTTTCTGCCGTTCGTCTCGGACGACCGCGAAACTTATCTGAAAATTTTAGAAGAGCGTTCTGCAAAATCCGAATTTTTCTGGGCACTCTTTGCGACGCCACTCGCGTGGATGTATTACGACCGCGAAGAATATGAAAAAGCGCTTGCGGTGGTGAATCGAGCCCTTGGAAAAGCGCCCGGAAATCCCATATTCATTCAGATGAAAGCGGATATGCTTTACAAATTAAAGCGTTACGCAGAGGCCGCAGAAATTTACGAGAAGAGCTCAAAGGATTATTATAAACGTTCCAAAAAATCGGTGCGGTATTTCTGCGCCGTCGGCAATTTAGCGCGGATTTATTTAGCGGCAGGCGATGACGAAAAAGCAAAAATGAAAGCGGGAAAATTCAACGATCCCGCATACGAAAAAGTGGAAAAATGGATGCCCGCTTCTCTCGTAAAAGATTTGAAAAAGAAAAATCTTCTCTGA